In one window of Clupea harengus chromosome 4, Ch_v2.0.2, whole genome shotgun sequence DNA:
- the tfip11 gene encoding tuftelin-interacting protein 11: protein MSMSHLYGRRDEEEDGVEIEKFEVTEWDLANEFNPERRRHRQTKDEATYGIWAEHDSDEERPSFGGKRTKDYTAPVNFVSAGLRKTAAEEKQEQGSDDSDADGEPRQPPPPPPRAAAPKKVQLQTGGNFKSSQRAFAAGIREGKDLGTWEKHTRGIGQKLLQKMGYVPGKGLGKNAQGILNPIEAKLRKGKGAVGAYGNERTKQSLQDFPVVDSEEEEEKEFQKELGQWRREPGTGKKKPKYSYRTVEELKVHGKLSDRGMVTPAGELAKVKVIDMTGREQRVYYSYSQMTQKHSVPEEPTLSEAVREQKPSGFALPELEHNLKLLIELTEQEILQSSRQLQYERDTVVTLTHESTTLQARLSEEDEALKRLEQVLEMVERFEAGEGQDDPPITLQECAEVFEKMQTGFYQEYKTLGLADLAVSVVHPLLKGKLSNWNPLKDCSYGLEDVGQWRAILESGQMHHGTPDSSNMDPYHRILWEVWVPVMRTSVTQWQPRNVGPMVDCMECWAPILPLWIVDHLLEQLIFPRLQREVENWNPLTDTVPIHAWLHPWLPLLQNRLEPLYPLIRSKLANALQRWHPSDGSARLILQPWKDVFTPGAWEAFMVKNIVPKLELCLSELVVNPHQQHMDPFHWVMDWEGMLSPSSMVGLLDKNFFRKWLQVLCSWLSNSPNYEEITKWYLGWKSMFSDTLLAQPLVKEKFNEALDIMNRAVSSGIGDYMQPGARENIAYLTHTERRRDFQYRAPQERQEAESVAQRGIGVMAAPTNFKDLVQAKAVENGIVFMPLVGRRHEGKQLYTFGRITVYIDRGVVFVQGERTWVPTSLQSLIDMAK from the exons ATGTCTATGTCCCACCTATATGGGCgtagagatgaggaagaggatggggtGGAAATTGAGAAGTTCGAGGTGACTGAGTGGGACCTGGCCAATGAATTCAACCCTGAACGACGCCGGCACAGGCAGACCAAAGATGAGGCTACTTACGGCATCTGGGCAGAGCATGACTCTGACGAGGAGCGGCCAAGTTTTGGGGGGAAAAG aaccAAGGATTACACAGCACCTGTCAACTTTGTGAGTGCTGGGCTCCGGAAGACCGCAGCAGAAGAGAAGCAAGAGCAGGGCTCAGACGACTCGGATGCAGATGGAGAGCCTCGtcaacctcctcctccacctcctcgtgCTGCCGCACCTAAGAAAGTACAATTACAAACT GGTGGCAACTTCAAGAGTTCCCAGAGGGCATTTGCTGCAGGTATCAGGGAAGGAAAGGACCTGGGCACCTGGGAGAAACACACTCGTGGTATTGGCCAGAAGCTCCTGCAAAAGATGGGTTATGTGCCAGGCAAAGGCCTGGGGAAGAATGCCCAGg GTATTCTTAACCCAATTGAGGCCAAGCTCAGGAAAGGCAAAGGAGCTGTGGGGGCCTATGGTAATGAGAGGACCAAGCAGTCCCTGCAGGACTTCCCTGTGGTGGattctgaggaggaggaggaaaag GAGTTCCAGAAAGAGCTGGGCCAGTGGCGCAGAGAGCCAGGCACTGGGAAGAAAAAGCCAAAGTATTCATACAGAACCGTGGAGGAGCTGAAAGTTCATGGGAAACTGTCGGACAGGGGCATGGTGACCCCAGCTGGAGAGCTGGCTAAAGTCAAG GTGATAGATATGACGGGAAGAGAACAGAGGGTCTACTACAGTTACAGCCAGATGACCCAGAAGCACAGTGTGCCCGAGGAGCCCACGCTGAGTGAGGCTGTGAGGGAACAGAAGCCCTCAGGCTTCGCCCTGCCAGAACTCGAACACAACCTCAAGCTGCTTATCGAGTTAACAGAACAGGAAATTCTACAG AGTTCCCGGCAGTTGCAGTACGAGCGTGACACTGTGGTGACTCTCACACATGAGAGTACAACCCTGCAGGCGCGGCTGAGCGAGGAGGATGAGGCTCTGAAGCGGCTTGAGCAGGTCCTGGAGATGGTGGAGCGATTCGAGGCTGGCGAAGGCCAGGATGACCCGCCTATCACGTTGCAGGAGTGCGCAGAGGTCTTTGAGAAGATGCAGACTGGCTTTTACCAGGAGTACAAGACCCTGGGGTTGGCAGACCTGGCCGTGTCTGTGGTCCATCCCTTGCTGAAGGGGAAACTTAGCAATTGGAACCCTCTGAAG GACTGCTCTTATGGGCTGGAGGATGTGGGTCAATGGAGGGCCATCCTTGAGTCAGGGCAGATGCATCACGGCACGCCAGACTCCTCGAATATGGACCCCTACCACAG AATACTGTGGGAGGTGTGGGTCCCTGTGATGAGGACCTCGGTCACTCAGTGGCAGCCCAGGAATGTAGGCCCTATGGTGGACTGCATGGAGTGCTGGGCTCCTATATTGCCACTCTGGATCGTAGATCATCTTTTGGAGCAGCTCATCTTCCCCAGATTACAGAGAGAG GTGGAGAACTGGAACCCGCTGACAGACACGGTGCCAATCCATGCTTGGCTGCACCCTTGGTTGCCCCTCCTGCAGAACCGGCTAGAGCCCTTGTACCCTCTTATCCGCAGCAAGCTGGCCAATGCTCTGCAGCGCTGGCACCCAAGTGACGGCTCGGCTCGCCTCATCCTACAGCCCTGGAAGGACGTGTTCACCCCAGGAGCATGGGAAGCCTTTATGGTCAAGAACATCGTGCCCAAGCTAG AGTTGTGCTTGTCAGAGTTAGTAGTCAACCCCCACCAGCAGCACATGGATCCCTTCCACTGGGTGATGGACTGGGAGGGTATGCTGTCTCCCTCCAGCATGGTCGGCCTGCTGGACAAGAACTTCTTCCGCAAATGGCTCCAG gtgCTGTGCTCCTGGCTCAGTAACAGTCCTAACTATGAGGAGATCACTAAGTGGTATCTGGGCTGGAAGTCCATGTTCTCAGACACTCTGCTTGCACAGCCACTGGTGAAGGAGAAGTTCAACGAGGCTCTGGACATCATGAACCGAGCCGTCTCATCTGGCATAG GTGACTACATGCAGCCGGGGGCGCGGGAAAACATTgcctatctcacacacactgagcgcaGGAGGGACTTCCAGTACAGAGCCCCGCAGGAGCGGCAAGAGGCGGAGAGCGTAGCCCAGCGAGGCATCGGGGTCATGGCCGCCCCCACCAACTTCAAGGACCTGGTCCAGGCCAAGGCTGTGGAGAACGGCATAGTCTTCATGCCCTTGGTGGGCAGGCGGCACGAGGGCAAGCAGCTGTACACATTTGGCCGCATCACAGTGTACATAGACCGGGGCGTGGTGTTTGTGCAGGGGGAGAGGACCTGGGTGCCCACCTCCCTCCAGAGCCTCATTGACATGGCCAAGTAA